The Lates calcarifer isolate ASB-BC8 unplaced genomic scaffold, TLL_Latcal_v3 _unitig_2032_quiver_898, whole genome shotgun sequence genome contains a region encoding:
- the LOC108891812 gene encoding ferroptosis suppressor protein 1 translates to MGGHVSSASVEGVHVVVVGGGFGGIAAAQQLKSLGLSFTLIDLRDAFHHNVAALRASVQPGFAQRTFIPYAETFGDSFVQGRVERVDTDRQTVVLQGGREIQFSHLILCTGTDGPFPGKFNTMASYQTAVQTYEDFIKQVQAADSVLVVGGGSTGVEMAAEIKTEYPDKKVVLVHSRVGLADTELLPSVRQQVKEVLLEKGVELLLGQKVSNLSELQLNVTQKNMEVSTDKGETLTTDLIICCTGLKVNSAAYASSLSGSLAEGGALKVNQHLQVDGFSNIYAVGDCADVKEPKMAYHAGLHAAVAVSNIWNSLNGKELTTYQTGNVTMLLAMGRDDGVGQFNGFKLPRFLVALGKSRDLLLWKSWREMKQTQP, encoded by the exons atggGGGGTCACGTGTCCTCGGCCTCAGTGGAGGGGGTccatgtggtggtggtgggcgGTGGGTTCGGAGGAATCGCTGCCGCTCAGCAGCTGAAGTCTCTGGGACTGAGCTTCACTCTGATCGACCTGAGAGACGCTTTTCATCACAACGTGGCAGCGCTGAGGGCGTCAGTGCAGCCAG GCTTCGCTCAGAGGACCTTCATCCCGTACGCTGAGACGTTTGGAGACAGTTTTGTTCAGGGTCGAGTCGAACGAGTTGACACCGACAGACAGACGGTCGTCctgcagggagggagg gagatCCAGTTCTCCCACCTCATCCTGTGCACCGGGACCGACGGGCCGTTCCCCGGGAAGTTCAACACGATGGCGTCGTATCAGACCGCCGTCCAGACGTACGAGGACTTCATCAAACAG gtccaGGCTGCAGACTCAGTCTTGGTTGTGGGAGGAGGGTCGACCGGTGTGGAGATGGCTGCCGAGATCAAGACGGAGTATCCAGACAAGAAG GTGGTTCTGGTTCACTCCAGGGTCGGACTGGCCGACACCGAGCTGCTGCCCAGCGTCCGACAGCAGGTCAAGGAGGTCCTGCTGGAGAAGggggtggagctgctgctgg GACAGAAAGTGTCCAAcctgtctgagctgcagctgaacgTCACCCAGAAGAACATGGAGGTCAGCACCGACAAAGGAGAGACGCTGACCACAGACCTGATCATCTGCTGCACCGGACTCAAGGTCAACTCTGCAGCCTACGCCTCCAGCCTCT CCGGCAGTCTGGCCGAGGGCGGAGCTCTGAAGGTGAACCAGCACCTGCAGGTTGACGGTTTCTCCAACATCTACGCCGTGGGCGACTGCGCCGACGTCAAAGAGCCCAAGATGGCGTACCACGCCGGGCTGCACGCCGCCGTCGCCGTGAGCAACATCTGGAACAGTCTGAACGGGAAGGAGCTGACGACCTACcagacag GTAACGTCACCATGTTGCTGGCGATGGGCCGAGACGACGGCGTCGGGCAGTTTAACGGGTTCAAGCTGCCGCGTTTCCTCGTCGCTCTGGGAAAGAGTCGAGATCTGCTGCTGTGGAAGAGCTGGAGGGAGATGAAGCAAACacaaccctga